The DNA region CGTCACGCGGCCGTCCACACCCGCCTCGTACTTCCATCTGCTGCGGCGCCAGGCCTACGCCCGGCCGCGTAAGCCGCTGATCGTCTTCACCCCGAAGGCGATGCTGCGCATGCGCGGTGCGACCAGCCAGGTCGAGGACTTCACGCAGGGCCGCTTCGAGCCGGTCATCGACGACGACCGCGGTCTGGATCGCAGCGCCGTCAAGCGCGTGATCGTGCACTCGGGCAAGATCCACTGGGACCTCGTCAGCGAGCTGAACAAGAACCCGAACCCCGAGATCGCCCTGGTCCGTCTGGAGCAGTTCTACCCGACGCCCATCGACGCGCTCAAGAGGATCACGGATTCGTACCCGAACGCCGAGCTGGTGTGGGCGCAGGATGAGCCGGAGAACCAGGGGGCGTGGCCGTTCCTGGCCATGGCGTTCGCCGACGTCCCCGGCGACCGCCGGTTCCGCGCCGTGTCGCGGCCGGAGGCCGCCTCCCCCGCCACCGGCTCGTCGAAGGTCCACGCCGGCGAGCAGGCCGCCCTGCTCGCCGAGGCGCTGACGCTGAACTGATCGCACACGCCCTTCGCCGGGTGCTGCTGGCTGAAGGAGCACCCGGCACAGTGCTCGTCGAGCGGTCGGTTCAATACCAGATGCCGAGAAGGGGCGCCGGATCCGTGCTGAAGGCGTGGCCGAGCGCGGCGATCGTCACCTCATCGCCGTCGATCAGGCCCGCTGCCGCCAGTCGGGACAGCGATTCGCCTCCGGCGTACACGGCCGACAGCGCGGAGACCGCGAGAACGGCCTGCGGCTCGGCATCCGTCGCCGTCACCGTCGCCCGACCGTCATCACCGACCTGCACCCGCCACGTCCCCTCGGCGAATCCCAGCGGGTCCCGGACCCGCAGTACCGCGTCCAGCGGCGCGCGGAAGCGGCGCGCCTGCAGCGCCGCCCGCACGTCGAGGATCCGCAGCCAGCCGTGGTCGTGGACCTCGACGGTCACCGCGCGCTGGTCGACGACCAGCCAGGGCAGCGGGTCGTCCACGGGCCGCAGGTCGACGACGGCACGGTCGACGAGATCGTGCTGCACGACGAAGCGCCACAACGCGCGCAGCGCGTCATCCGTCGTCGAAACCAGGACCCGGATGCGCATCTCGAAGCGGAATGTCCCCGGCACCTCCACGAGGGTGTACGTCATCGCGCCGCATACGGTGCCGTCGGCGTCGATGCAGCGCACGCCGCGGACCGCCGCGCCGTCGCCGTCGCCGTCCTGGAGGCCCGCCAGCTGGACCCAGCGCTGCGGCCATCCCGGGATCTGACCCGAGCGCACCGGGCGCGACTGTTCCTGCAGCGCCGAGAGGTCGTCTGCGACGGTCCGTCTGTCGGCGTACACGACGCGCGCCCGCGGCGTCGGCCCCGCCCACCCGGCCCGCCGGGTGTCGACGGTGAAGCGTGCGACGGGAACAGCCGACCCGAAGCCGTAGCGGCCGTAGATGGTCGCCTCGGAGACGGTCAGTCCCGCCACCGGGACGCCGCCGGAGGCGGCCGTGCGCAACTCGCCCTCCAACAGCGCTCGCGCGATACCCCGACGCCGGTGCGTCCCCGCGACGGTCACCGCGCTGATCGCCCACAGGGGCACCTCGCCGCCGGGGACCGTCAGAGGTGCCACCCAGGAGCTGACGGTGCCGATGGGCCAGCCGTCCGCGGCATCGTCGAAGACGCCGATGCTGCGACGCTCGCGGATCATCTCCCGTCTCTGCGCCACGGCCTCGACCGACGGGTCCGGCTCGAGGAACCCGCGAGCGTCCGCGCGCAGGAAACCCTCGACATCTGCATCCGACGACGTGTCGATCAGCCGGTACGTCAGGCCCCTCTCCGCCAGTCTGCGGAACGACTCGGGGTCGACGGGGACAGTGCGGTCTTCCGCTGCGCTCATCGCACCAGACTACGACCGACCTCGGGCGGAGCGTCAGTCCCGCGGGTCAGTGAGTGCCGGCCTGCACCTCGCGCAGCCGCGCGAACACCTGAGCGCGAAGCTCCTCGGGCGCCGTCTCCCTGCACGCCCGCGCCACGACCTCGGTGAGCGTCCTGGCGACGAGGGCCTCGTCCTTGCACGCCGGGCAGTTCTCCAGGTGCTCACGGATGTCGGAATGCTCGGTCGAGCAGATCTCGTTGCGGAGGTACTCCTCCATATCCCTGCGCGCCTTCTCACAACCGCAGTCGGTCATCTCCTGCTCCTCGGTTCAGCCGCGACGATCCCTCGTTCGGCGGCGTAGTCTGCCAACAGCTCGCGAAGCATGCGCCTGCCACGGTGCAGACGACTCATCACGGTGCCGATGGGTGTCTTCATGATGTCGGCGATCTCCTGATACGAGAATCCCTCGACGTCGGCGAGGTACACCGCGAGACGGAAGTCCTCGGGCACCTCCTGCAGCGCATCCTTGACGGCGGACGCCGGCATCCGGTCGATCGCCTCGGCCTCGGCGGAGCGGCTCCTGGACGCGGTGGTCGATTCCGCCCCTCCCAGCTGCCAGTCCTCGAGGTCGTCGATCGTGCCCTGGTACGGTTCGCGCTGACGCTTGCGGTAGATGTTGATGTAGGTGTTCGTGAGGATGCGGTACAGCCACGCCTTCAGGTTCGTCCCCTGCGAGAACGACGACCACGCCCCGTACGCCTTCACGAAGGTCTCCTGCACGAGATCGGCGGCATCGGAGGGATTGCGCGTCATGCGCATCGCGGCGGCGTACAGCTGATCCATGTAGGGGATCGCCTGCTCCTCGAACTCATGCCGAGGGTCTGCGGGAGTCGTCTCATCCATCACCGGCCAGTCTAGGCTGGCCAGCAGCCTCGCATCAGCCCGATCGACGGCATCCAGAGTCGTCGTCGCAGACATCCGCCACCTCTTCTCTCCCCGTGTCGCAGCCTTCACTAGGCTAAGAACCGATGAGCACTGAACGGTATTCCCCCTCCCCCATCCGCGGCAGGTATCGCGCGCCGGACACCGGACTGCCCGTCCGCGCCTCGGTGACGATCCCCGGCTCGAAGTCGCTGACCAACCGTGAATTGATGATCGCCGCGATCGCCGACGGACCCGGAAGACTGCTTCGGCCGCTGCACTCGGAGGATTCGCACCGCATGATCGACGCCCTCCGACTGCTGGGCGTGGGAGTGGAGGAGATCCCGTCCGACGGCGAGTTCGGGCCCGACCTGCTGGTGACGCCGGCGCCGCTGACCGGGGGCGCGACGATCGACTGCGGCCAGGCGGGCACGGTCATGCGCTTCATCGCGCCGCTCGCGGGCCTGGCCTCCGACGACGTGCGCCTCACCGCGCACGAGACCGCGCTGCACCGCCCGATGGGGGCGCTCATCACGGGACTGAGGGATCTGGGCGTCGACATCGACGACGAGGGAACCTGGTCCCTGCCGTTCACGGTGCGGGGACGAGGACGGATCCTCGGCGGCCGGGTGGAGATCGACGCATCCGACTCGAGCCAGTTCGTCTCCGGCCTGCTGCTGGCCGCACCGCGTTTCGATGTGGGCCTGCACCTCGTGCACACCGGCGAGCATCTGCCGAGCCTGCCGCACATCGACATGACCATCGAATCGCTCAGCCGTCGCGGCGTCCGCATCGAGCGTCCCGCCGTGGGCGAGTGGCTGGTCGAGGCGGGAGTGCCCCGCGCGAAGGACGTCGCCATCGAGCCGGATCTGTCCAACGCCGCGCCGTTCCTCGGCGCGGCGTTGGTCAGCAGCGGGGAGATCACCGTCACGGGCTGGCCGTTGCACTCCACCCAGCCCGGTGGTCTGCTCCCCGAGATCCTGCACGCGATGGGCGCGCACACCGGTCGGCACGCGGGCGCACTGACCGTGAAGGCCGGGGACGGCATCCGCGGCCTCGACATCGATCTGTCCGCGGCCAGTGAGCTGACTCCGACCATCGCGGGCCTCGCCGCGTTCGCCGACGGCCCCACGACGATCCGCGGCGTCGGCCACATCCGCACTCACGAGACCGATCGCATCGCCGCTCTGGTCGGCAATCTGCGTGCGCTGGGCGGCGAAGCGGAGGAGCTGCCGGACGGCCTGCGCATCGTCCCCCGACCGTTGCACGGCGGCAGCTGGCCCGCGCACCACGACCACCGGATGGCGACCACGGGCGCCCTCATCGGTCTGCGGGTGCCCGGCGTGGAGATCGACGACATCGGGACGACGGCCAAGACGCTGCCCGAGTTCACACAGCTGTGGGAGCGGATGCTGGAAGGCGGCGCCGCCGCGTGAGCTGGCTGGGCGATGACGACGACCTCGACGACCTCGAGGAGTTCGACGAGAGCACCGTCCGCATCCGCCCCAACCCGAAGGCCAACCGTCCGCGCACCAAGCGACGCCCCGCCCACGAGGACGCCGAGATCGGCAGGGTCCTCGGTGTCGACCGCGGCCGGTACAGCGTCCTGATCGGCGAGGACGGTCCCGACGAGCGCACGGTGACGGCGGCCAGGGCCCGCGAGCTGCGGCGGACGCCCATCGTCACCGGCGACCGTGCCCGTGTAGTCGGCGACACCTCAGGGGCCGAGGGCACTCTCGGCCGCATCGTGGGTCTGACCGAGCGCACCTCGCTGCTGCGCCGCAGCGCGGACGACACCGATCAGGTCGAGCGGATCATCGTCGCCAACGCCGACCGGATGCTCATCGTCGTCGCCGCTGCCAACCCGGAGCCCCGAGCCCGGCTCGTGGACCGCTATCTCGTGGCGGCGCTGGACGCCGGCATCCGCCCCATGCTCGTGGTGACCAAGACGGATCTCGCCGATCCGACCGATTTCCTCTCCCACTTCGCCGGGCTCGACCTGACCGTGTTCACGAGCGCCCGCGGGCACATGCCGACCGATCGGATCGGCGCGGCGCTCGTCGGGCACTCCACCGTCTTCGTCGGGCATTCCGGGGTCGGGAAGTCGACACTGGTGAACGCGCTCGTGACGGGTGCGCA from Microbacterium soli includes:
- a CDS encoding GNAT family N-acetyltransferase, whose translation is MSAAEDRTVPVDPESFRRLAERGLTYRLIDTSSDADVEGFLRADARGFLEPDPSVEAVAQRREMIRERRSIGVFDDAADGWPIGTVSSWVAPLTVPGGEVPLWAISAVTVAGTHRRRGIARALLEGELRTAASGGVPVAGLTVSEATIYGRYGFGSAVPVARFTVDTRRAGWAGPTPRARVVYADRRTVADDLSALQEQSRPVRSGQIPGWPQRWVQLAGLQDGDGDGAAVRGVRCIDADGTVCGAMTYTLVEVPGTFRFEMRIRVLVSTTDDALRALWRFVVQHDLVDRAVVDLRPVDDPLPWLVVDQRAVTVEVHDHGWLRILDVRAALQARRFRAPLDAVLRVRDPLGFAEGTWRVQVGDDGRATVTATDAEPQAVLAVSALSAVYAGGESLSRLAAAGLIDGDEVTIAALGHAFSTDPAPLLGIWY
- a CDS encoding zf-HC2 domain-containing protein encodes the protein MTDCGCEKARRDMEEYLRNEICSTEHSDIREHLENCPACKDEALVARTLTEVVARACRETAPEELRAQVFARLREVQAGTH
- a CDS encoding sigma-70 family RNA polymerase sigma factor, which produces MSATTTLDAVDRADARLLASLDWPVMDETTPADPRHEFEEQAIPYMDQLYAAAMRMTRNPSDAADLVQETFVKAYGAWSSFSQGTNLKAWLYRILTNTYINIYRKRQREPYQGTIDDLEDWQLGGAESTTASRSRSAEAEAIDRMPASAVKDALQEVPEDFRLAVYLADVEGFSYQEIADIMKTPIGTVMSRLHRGRRMLRELLADYAAERGIVAAEPRSRR
- the aroA gene encoding 3-phosphoshikimate 1-carboxyvinyltransferase — translated: MSTERYSPSPIRGRYRAPDTGLPVRASVTIPGSKSLTNRELMIAAIADGPGRLLRPLHSEDSHRMIDALRLLGVGVEEIPSDGEFGPDLLVTPAPLTGGATIDCGQAGTVMRFIAPLAGLASDDVRLTAHETALHRPMGALITGLRDLGVDIDDEGTWSLPFTVRGRGRILGGRVEIDASDSSQFVSGLLLAAPRFDVGLHLVHTGEHLPSLPHIDMTIESLSRRGVRIERPAVGEWLVEAGVPRAKDVAIEPDLSNAAPFLGAALVSSGEITVTGWPLHSTQPGGLLPEILHAMGAHTGRHAGALTVKAGDGIRGLDIDLSAASELTPTIAGLAAFADGPTTIRGVGHIRTHETDRIAALVGNLRALGGEAEELPDGLRIVPRPLHGGSWPAHHDHRMATTGALIGLRVPGVEIDDIGTTAKTLPEFTQLWERMLEGGAAA
- the rsgA gene encoding ribosome small subunit-dependent GTPase A; translated protein: MSWLGDDDDLDDLEEFDESTVRIRPNPKANRPRTKRRPAHEDAEIGRVLGVDRGRYSVLIGEDGPDERTVTAARARELRRTPIVTGDRARVVGDTSGAEGTLGRIVGLTERTSLLRRSADDTDQVERIIVANADRMLIVVAAANPEPRARLVDRYLVAALDAGIRPMLVVTKTDLADPTDFLSHFAGLDLTVFTSARGHMPTDRIGAALVGHSTVFVGHSGVGKSTLVNALVTGAHRATGHVNEVTGRGRHTSSSTVSLRYVSDAGRGWVIDTPGVRSFGLGHVQHQNILAAYTDLAEIAEDCPRGCTHLPEAVDCALNLAAADGRLTDSDRARLDSLQRLLATFEG